The Pricia mediterranea genome includes a window with the following:
- a CDS encoding DUF1800 domain-containing protein, with product MEYFMNCNTAPLTPYSTPLDRDKAAHLYRRLGFSASTQTLDQAVGQNAGTLVDFLINEALNQSPIPPPVWADWNRSDYPEDDELRRALVREQISEFSLVYAKGLLNNNLYDRMSFFWSNHFVTEIDIYECNPYLYHYINCLQRNALGNFKTFVSEIGLTDAMLYYLDGVYNNRNNPNENYGRELYELFTLGEGNGYTEQDVIETARALTGYVERGELGWEPVTFRADRHDDGVKAILGQTGNWGYDDVIDILFEQRPDEIAGFICGKLYEFFVHPDSNDDAGNAQAIISGMERTFLANDFEIAPVLSELFKSQHFFDDDAIGAIIKSPFDFYFNFLKESDFGYDDTMVASLVNYAGLLSQRLFDPFDVAGWQRNRQWINTNFMIGRWLTIETILQDFYDADDEQFRALGLSITGNDGLTSNNPDLIARRIIDFILPKGLLNEPEYEKAFAIFRGDIPPQYFEGGSTPTWTLAIAMEAPTQVFNLMQYLARQPEFQLK from the coding sequence ATGGAGTATTTCATGAATTGCAATACGGCCCCCTTGACCCCGTATAGCACCCCCCTTGATCGAGACAAAGCCGCGCACCTCTATCGAAGATTGGGGTTCAGTGCCTCAACACAGACCCTTGATCAGGCAGTCGGTCAAAATGCCGGCACCTTGGTCGATTTCCTTATAAATGAGGCTCTTAACCAATCCCCCATCCCGCCACCGGTCTGGGCCGATTGGAACCGTAGCGATTATCCCGAGGACGATGAGCTACGCCGGGCGCTAGTTCGGGAGCAAATCAGCGAGTTCAGCCTGGTCTACGCCAAGGGTCTTTTGAACAACAACCTGTACGACCGGATGAGCTTCTTTTGGAGCAACCATTTCGTGACGGAAATCGATATCTACGAGTGCAACCCCTACCTCTATCATTATATTAATTGTCTGCAACGTAACGCTCTGGGCAATTTCAAGACCTTTGTCAGTGAAATCGGTCTGACCGATGCCATGCTGTATTATTTGGATGGCGTGTACAATAACCGCAACAATCCCAACGAAAATTACGGAAGGGAACTTTATGAACTTTTTACCTTGGGGGAAGGAAACGGCTACACCGAACAGGATGTTATCGAGACCGCTAGGGCCCTGACCGGGTATGTGGAGCGCGGAGAACTGGGATGGGAACCGGTGACGTTTCGGGCGGACAGGCACGACGATGGCGTGAAGGCCATATTAGGCCAGACCGGCAACTGGGGCTATGACGATGTAATCGATATTCTCTTTGAACAACGCCCCGACGAAATAGCGGGCTTTATCTGCGGAAAACTCTACGAATTCTTCGTGCATCCCGATTCCAATGACGACGCCGGCAACGCCCAGGCCATCATATCGGGAATGGAGAGGACCTTTTTGGCGAACGATTTTGAAATTGCCCCCGTGCTATCAGAGCTGTTTAAAAGCCAACATTTTTTCGATGACGACGCCATTGGGGCAATCATCAAGAGTCCCTTTGACTTTTATTTCAATTTTCTAAAGGAAAGCGATTTTGGGTACGACGATACGATGGTAGCCAGCTTGGTCAATTATGCCGGACTTCTGAGCCAGCGACTGTTCGACCCTTTCGATGTCGCGGGATGGCAGCGGAACCGCCAATGGATCAATACGAATTTTATGATCGGCAGGTGGCTGACCATAGAAACCATTTTACAGGATTTTTATGATGCCGACGACGAACAGTTCCGTGCTTTGGGACTATCGATCACCGGGAACGACGGACTCACCAGTAACAATCCCGATCTGATAGCCCGACGGATTATCGATTTTATACTCCCAAAGGGATTGCTCAACGAACCGGAATACGAAAAGGCGTTCGCCATTTTCAGGGGCGACATTCCACCTCAATACTTTGAAGGGGGAAGCACCCCTACTTGGACGCTGGCCATTGCCATGGAAGCCCCGACCCAAGTATTCAACCTGATGCAATACCTCGCTAGACAACCCGAATTTCAACTCAAATAA
- a CDS encoding DUF1501 domain-containing protein: protein MCDTHDTSPYKGLEHADHDLEHKTWNRRSFLQALGIAGSGSMMLGSNFLTASAPSPLTSAIADSETDNILILIRLSGGNDGLSTVIPIEQYDDYANARPNIYIPESKVLKLTDEFGVPSYMKALEPRWAEGQFKAVHGVGYEGQSMSHFTGSDVFANTDLTSTGFSGLNTGWMGRHFEQSYPDYLINPPASPAAIQIGQFGSLVFQGEETNYAFVTSNVEQLEEIAESGVVYGLEESLFGDCMYGDQLKFLRGVANTTYEYSGVIHEAWARGQNQVEYQNNNFARQLALLARLIKGNLGTKVYMISMSGFDTHGNQPLIHERLMSNLSIAIDNFYEDLGYTEQDGNVLSMTFSEFGRRIFENGSNGTDHGKAAPTLFFGKGLEGSAFVGEHPILNNPDGRGNLEYTMDFRDLYATVLAEWLCVPIPLVEQHLLDHPYAPVDLGFNCSGTAFPDIAYSDEAPTFPDQTNAEAAEPVIPNADQMNDIVHKPFYPTAQTPHIYLEMPVTAHVDIELFNILGQSVGRVKNAIMSEGPNEINIRESMPGHLATGKYFYRVRVQNHSMSKSVMMA from the coding sequence ATGTGCGATACCCACGATACCAGCCCCTATAAAGGCCTTGAACACGCAGACCACGACCTGGAACACAAAACCTGGAACCGACGATCCTTCTTGCAGGCCTTGGGCATTGCAGGCTCCGGTTCGATGATGCTCGGCAGTAACTTTTTAACTGCATCCGCCCCATCTCCCTTGACCTCGGCCATTGCCGATTCCGAAACGGATAACATCCTCATATTGATTCGGCTGTCCGGTGGCAACGACGGTCTGAGCACGGTCATCCCCATAGAACAGTACGACGATTATGCCAATGCGCGTCCCAATATCTATATCCCGGAAAGCAAGGTGTTGAAGCTAACCGATGAATTTGGGGTACCTTCCTATATGAAAGCGCTGGAGCCCCGATGGGCCGAAGGTCAGTTCAAGGCAGTGCACGGGGTCGGGTACGAAGGTCAAAGCATGTCGCATTTTACCGGGTCGGATGTGTTCGCCAATACCGATTTGACCTCGACGGGGTTCAGCGGCCTAAACACGGGATGGATGGGCAGGCATTTCGAGCAGTCTTATCCGGATTACCTGATCAACCCACCTGCATCCCCGGCGGCCATACAGATCGGTCAGTTCGGGAGCCTTGTCTTTCAGGGCGAGGAAACGAATTACGCTTTCGTGACCTCGAACGTCGAACAACTCGAGGAAATCGCGGAATCGGGCGTGGTTTACGGTCTGGAAGAAAGCCTGTTCGGCGATTGCATGTACGGTGACCAGTTGAAATTTTTAAGGGGGGTTGCCAATACCACCTACGAATATTCGGGGGTCATCCACGAAGCTTGGGCGCGTGGCCAGAACCAGGTCGAGTATCAGAATAATAACTTTGCCCGTCAATTGGCCCTATTGGCCCGGTTAATCAAAGGCAATCTCGGCACAAAAGTTTATATGATCTCGATGAGCGGCTTTGACACCCACGGCAACCAGCCCTTGATCCACGAGCGGCTGATGAGCAACCTGTCCATCGCCATCGACAATTTTTATGAAGACCTGGGCTATACCGAGCAAGATGGAAACGTCTTGAGCATGACCTTTTCGGAGTTCGGCCGACGTATCTTCGAAAACGGATCTAACGGTACCGACCACGGGAAGGCGGCCCCTACCCTCTTCTTCGGAAAAGGCTTGGAAGGCAGTGCCTTTGTGGGGGAGCATCCTATCTTGAACAACCCTGACGGGCGGGGCAACCTCGAATATACGATGGATTTTAGGGATCTCTACGCCACCGTGCTGGCGGAATGGCTCTGCGTGCCCATCCCACTGGTAGAACAGCATTTGCTCGACCACCCCTACGCTCCGGTAGATTTAGGGTTCAATTGCAGCGGCACCGCATTTCCGGATATCGCTTACAGTGATGAAGCCCCCACTTTTCCGGATCAGACCAATGCCGAAGCCGCGGAACCCGTGATACCGAATGCCGACCAGATGAACGACATCGTGCACAAGCCATTCTACCCTACTGCGCAGACCCCCCATATTTATTTGGAGATGCCGGTTACCGCCCACGTCGATATCGAACTGTTCAATATTTTGGGACAAAGCGTGGGCCGGGTCAAAAACGCCATTATGAGTGAAGGCCCCAACGAAATTAACATTAGGGAAAGCATGCCCGGTCATCTGGCAACGGGAAAATATTTCTATCGGGTTCGGGTACAAAATCACAGTATGAGCAAGTCGGTAATGATGGCTTGA
- a CDS encoding aspartate kinase encodes MRTISSIVEQYIKKKPFLQSALAQGIINLTSLSRIINPEIENELGKKVRNGAIVMALKRLSDDLEFRATHKIIKVLKNIGEITVRSSLTDFTFLVSESVLENQAKLLEEVNRNKEVFYTSSRGVNELNIVVSNSLDTTVETLFEKERCTQKAENLSSITVKLPSENVSVPGIYYFIFQRLAWEGIVLYEVISTTNEFTILVDDDQVDVAFKTIKDLKTL; translated from the coding sequence ATGAGAACTATATCTTCTATAGTCGAGCAGTACATTAAAAAAAAGCCGTTCTTACAAAGCGCCCTGGCTCAGGGGATCATCAATTTGACCTCGCTGTCTCGCATCATCAATCCTGAAATTGAGAATGAATTGGGCAAAAAAGTCCGTAATGGGGCCATCGTTATGGCGTTGAAACGATTGTCGGACGATCTGGAGTTCCGTGCGACCCATAAGATCATCAAGGTATTAAAAAATATTGGCGAGATTACGGTGCGCTCATCGTTGACGGATTTCACCTTTCTCGTTTCCGAATCTGTTTTGGAAAACCAAGCCAAGCTTTTGGAAGAGGTAAACCGGAACAAAGAGGTCTTCTATACCTCGTCGCGGGGCGTGAACGAATTGAATATCGTGGTAAGCAATAGTCTTGATACCACGGTAGAAACGCTATTTGAAAAGGAGCGGTGCACCCAAAAAGCGGAAAACCTTTCTTCCATTACCGTAAAACTACCCTCGGAAAATGTCTCCGTACCGGGCATCTACTATTTTATTTTCCAGCGATTGGCCTGGGAAGGCATTGTACTCTACGAAGTGATTTCGACCACCAACGAATTTACCATATTGGTCGATGACGATCAAGTTGATGTGGCGTTCAAGACCATTAAGGATTTGAAGACCTTGTGA
- a CDS encoding CocE/NonD family hydrolase, translating to MQFRIPTLLFFLLISLCLPAQEVDTLLLERNYDLKEYRIPMRDGAELFTVVYTPKDTSKKYPFLMNRTCYNASNYTDYQYAGYPSEYLVEDGYILVFQDVRGRYMSEGTFDNMRPNIPGNNLKNNEDIDESSDTYDTIEWMLKNIKGNNGKVGMYGISYPGHYTAAGMIDAHPALKASSPQAPIADFFFDDFHHQGAYLQSYTAALPVFGYQKDSLTREPWYTDKLMRLYENPAPDAYDFFLRMGPLKNITENFHNDNFFWKQIVEHPNYDEFWQKRNILPHLKDIDHAVMTVGGWFDAEDLYGPLNIYKTVEGTSPEADNMIVMGPWDHGGWAREKGKTVHNHIYYGDSISTFFLRDIEEPFFAHNLKDRNIDPLPEAYMFDTGSKEWKKFEQWPPENIAPVSLGFGKNGRLSLEGPIDESAEFEYTSDPQKPVPYTSQTEGLTFTPRKYMSDDQRHASRRPDVLTFETEPLEADKTLAGEIMAKLKVALSTSDADFIVKLIDVYPPDHVNYEHNPDNIVMGNYQQLVRAEVFRGRFRNSFEKPEPFTPGEPTEVDFRLQDILHTFKKGHRIMVQVHSTWFPYIDRNPQKYVDNIYKADADDFVKSDITLYGSSTVEVGGTQDCCQPAPFRMQEEDMIKD from the coding sequence ATGCAATTCCGGATCCCTACCCTCCTATTTTTTCTGCTTATCAGTCTGTGCCTTCCTGCCCAAGAGGTCGATACCCTCTTACTTGAGCGCAACTACGACTTAAAGGAATACCGCATTCCCATGCGCGATGGAGCCGAGCTGTTTACCGTAGTCTATACGCCCAAGGACACCTCAAAAAAGTATCCCTTTTTGATGAACCGCACCTGCTACAATGCATCCAATTACACCGATTATCAATATGCAGGTTATCCGTCGGAATATCTAGTGGAAGACGGGTACATCTTGGTCTTTCAAGATGTTAGGGGAAGGTACATGTCCGAAGGAACCTTTGACAACATGCGGCCCAACATCCCGGGGAACAATCTGAAGAATAACGAGGATATCGATGAAAGTTCAGATACCTACGATACCATAGAATGGATGCTAAAAAACATTAAAGGGAACAACGGCAAGGTCGGCATGTACGGTATTTCGTATCCCGGTCATTATACGGCGGCGGGGATGATCGATGCGCATCCGGCCCTCAAGGCCTCCTCGCCCCAGGCACCGATTGCGGATTTTTTCTTCGACGATTTTCACCATCAGGGCGCCTATCTGCAAAGCTATACGGCCGCCCTCCCGGTATTCGGCTATCAAAAAGACAGTCTGACCCGGGAGCCTTGGTACACCGATAAGCTGATGCGGTTATATGAAAATCCCGCTCCCGATGCCTATGATTTCTTCCTTCGGATGGGCCCGCTCAAGAACATTACCGAAAATTTCCACAACGATAATTTTTTCTGGAAACAGATAGTCGAACACCCCAACTACGATGAATTCTGGCAGAAACGGAACATCCTGCCCCATTTAAAGGACATCGATCATGCCGTAATGACCGTAGGCGGATGGTTCGATGCCGAAGATCTGTACGGTCCGCTCAACATTTACAAGACCGTCGAGGGGACGAGCCCCGAAGCCGACAACATGATCGTTATGGGACCTTGGGACCACGGCGGATGGGCCAGGGAAAAAGGAAAGACGGTGCACAACCACATTTATTACGGAGACAGTATTTCGACATTTTTTTTGAGGGATATCGAAGAGCCCTTTTTTGCCCATAACCTAAAAGATCGAAACATCGACCCCCTGCCCGAGGCCTATATGTTCGATACCGGAAGCAAGGAATGGAAAAAGTTCGAGCAATGGCCACCCGAAAATATAGCGCCGGTCAGCTTGGGCTTCGGCAAAAACGGCCGGCTGAGCCTTGAAGGACCAATAGACGAGAGCGCCGAATTCGAATATACCAGCGACCCGCAAAAACCCGTTCCCTATACCTCCCAGACCGAGGGTTTGACGTTCACCCCAAGAAAATATATGTCAGACGACCAGCGTCACGCCTCCCGTAGGCCCGATGTGCTGACCTTTGAAACGGAACCCCTGGAAGCCGATAAAACCTTGGCAGGCGAAATCATGGCCAAACTTAAGGTGGCCCTTAGCACCTCCGATGCCGACTTTATCGTTAAGCTCATCGATGTGTATCCGCCCGACCATGTGAACTACGAGCATAATCCCGATAATATCGTGATGGGAAATTACCAACAGCTGGTCCGTGCCGAGGTGTTCCGGGGAAGGTTCCGCAACAGCTTCGAAAAACCGGAGCCGTTTACGCCGGGAGAGCCGACCGAGGTGGACTTCCGTTTACAGGATATTCTGCACACATTCAAAAAGGGCCATCGTATCATGGTACAAGTCCATAGCACTTGGTTCCCCTATATCGATCGCAATCCGCAAAAATATGTGGACAACATATACAAGGCCGATGCCGATGATTTCGTCAAATCGGATATTACCCTGTACGGCTCCTCGACCGTTGAAGTAGGCGGTACACAAGACTGCTGCCAGCCGGCACCGTTTCGAATGCAGGAGGAGGACATGATCAAGGATTAA
- a CDS encoding thioredoxin-like domain-containing protein, translated as MKRSLFAFVLFCTFSLTAQYSISGTFTPAKNYRWLIVYLLKAGEQAYTADTAIKDGKFSLSLPAHSAPGTYRLVYAVPQEEFYFDVIYSGKEDIQLKFDAEKGVSFTASKENRIFNAYFRQINAAKQAFIDFYQAGKTDKDAFERLSERLRTVQEGYEKESAGLLAHNFIAANRPYIPSEYETGQIYWQHKKDQYFRHLDLTDPILQGSAFLKDKLTNYIFTAILNENRSQEETENLLCQNVDKVASELKDTEESYRFHIFHSLHNTAMAGRFNVTADYILDTYMRPLAQVTGNQKTIDQLEIQHRLQIGSIPPDIIWKDDNVTKRLSEMDGAECYVLIFWSSTCSHCLHQLPPLHEELKKFPDVKVLAIGLEDGKKSWEKESAKLPGFVHVLGLDHWDNRYAELYEIRRTPTFFVLDSDKRIIAKPKSDKELLTFLNEGT; from the coding sequence ATGAAACGATCCCTTTTTGCGTTCGTCTTGTTCTGTACATTTTCCCTGACCGCCCAATATAGCATCTCCGGCACCTTTACGCCGGCCAAAAATTACAGATGGCTTATTGTATACCTCCTCAAAGCGGGCGAGCAGGCCTACACTGCCGATACGGCCATCAAAGACGGCAAGTTTAGTCTTTCCCTTCCTGCTCATTCGGCCCCGGGCACCTATCGGTTGGTCTATGCCGTGCCGCAAGAGGAATTCTATTTTGACGTCATTTACAGCGGGAAAGAGGATATTCAGTTGAAATTCGATGCGGAAAAGGGCGTTTCATTTACGGCATCAAAGGAAAACCGGATTTTCAATGCCTATTTCAGGCAAATCAACGCCGCAAAACAAGCTTTTATCGACTTTTATCAAGCGGGAAAGACCGACAAAGATGCGTTTGAACGCTTGAGCGAGCGGTTGAGAACGGTCCAAGAAGGCTATGAAAAGGAATCCGCAGGCTTGTTGGCCCATAATTTTATAGCGGCCAACCGTCCCTACATCCCCTCGGAATACGAGACCGGTCAGATATACTGGCAGCACAAAAAGGATCAGTATTTTCGACATCTCGATCTGACCGATCCCATCTTACAGGGTTCCGCTTTCTTGAAAGACAAACTGACCAATTACATCTTTACCGCCATCTTGAATGAAAACAGGTCCCAAGAGGAGACCGAGAACCTCTTATGCCAGAACGTCGATAAGGTCGCCTCCGAACTCAAGGATACGGAAGAATCATATCGCTTTCATATATTTCATTCCTTGCACAATACAGCGATGGCGGGCCGTTTTAATGTAACGGCCGATTACATTCTGGACACCTACATGAGGCCCTTGGCCCAAGTTACTGGCAATCAAAAGACAATCGACCAATTGGAGATCCAACACCGTCTGCAGATTGGCTCCATTCCCCCCGACATTATATGGAAGGACGATAATGTCACTAAAAGGTTGAGCGAAATGGATGGGGCCGAATGTTATGTACTTATTTTCTGGAGCAGTACCTGCTCGCATTGTCTGCACCAGTTACCTCCGCTGCACGAAGAACTGAAGAAATTCCCCGACGTAAAAGTGCTAGCGATAGGCCTTGAAGACGGAAAGAAAAGCTGGGAGAAGGAATCCGCCAAATTGCCGGGTTTCGTACACGTGCTCGGCCTTGACCACTGGGATAATCGCTATGCCGAGTTATACGAAATCCGCCGGACCCCGACCTTTTTTGTGTTGGATAGCGACAAACGGATTATCGCGAAACCCAAATCGGATAAAGAACTTCTGACTTTTTTAAATGAAGGGACATAA
- a CDS encoding YraN family protein: MGKHNEFGKEGEEIAVKHLVEKGYSIRHTNYRYRRAEIDIIAQKEDVLAIVEVRARSDDRIIPIAATITHKKIKLLVWAADQYVTSRKLQDVEVRFDVITILRNSRVFRIEHLESAFYHF; this comes from the coding sequence ATGGGAAAACACAATGAGTTTGGGAAGGAAGGAGAGGAAATCGCTGTCAAACATTTGGTCGAAAAAGGTTACAGCATCCGCCATACCAACTATCGGTACCGCCGCGCTGAAATCGACATTATCGCCCAAAAAGAGGATGTTCTAGCCATAGTGGAGGTGCGCGCCAGGAGCGATGACCGGATCATTCCGATTGCGGCCACGATTACCCACAAGAAAATCAAACTCCTAGTTTGGGCGGCAGATCAGTATGTCACCTCTCGGAAACTACAAGATGTCGAGGTTCGGTTTGATGTGATTACAATTTTACGGAACAGTCGGGTTTTTCGGATCGAGCATCTAGAAAGTGCTTTCTATCATTTTTAG